One genomic region from Arthrobacter pigmenti encodes:
- a CDS encoding AzlC family ABC transporter permease, giving the protein MEFSKSPAVRVGLSIAVATGLYGVSFGALSVASGLDLWQTMALSLLLFSGGSQFAFIGVVGGGGSGVAAMSASGLLGIRNAVYGMQMNAMVRPRGWKRFAAAQVTIDESTATATGQSEPLEQRRGFWVAGLGIYVLWNLFTLVGALVGNAIGDPAQWGLDGAAVAAFLGLLWPRLKAREPAAIAVVCAMVTLLAVPFAPAGVPILVAAAVAGVVGWFSHGPAREGLEPDVDPYSSEGK; this is encoded by the coding sequence GTGGAGTTTTCGAAGTCCCCGGCGGTCCGGGTTGGGTTGTCCATAGCGGTTGCCACGGGGCTGTACGGCGTGTCGTTCGGTGCGCTCTCCGTTGCCTCTGGGTTGGACCTCTGGCAAACCATGGCGCTGAGCCTGCTGCTGTTCAGCGGCGGATCGCAGTTCGCGTTTATCGGCGTGGTCGGCGGTGGCGGGAGCGGCGTTGCCGCGATGTCAGCCTCCGGGCTCCTCGGGATCCGGAATGCGGTGTACGGGATGCAGATGAACGCGATGGTCCGGCCGCGCGGGTGGAAGCGCTTCGCGGCAGCGCAGGTCACGATCGATGAATCCACCGCCACAGCAACCGGCCAGAGCGAACCGCTTGAGCAACGCCGGGGTTTCTGGGTGGCCGGGCTCGGCATCTACGTGCTCTGGAATCTGTTCACCCTGGTGGGTGCGCTCGTGGGCAACGCGATCGGCGACCCGGCGCAGTGGGGGCTCGACGGCGCCGCAGTGGCCGCCTTCCTCGGCCTGTTGTGGCCGCGACTGAAGGCACGTGAACCAGCGGCCATCGCCGTCGTCTGCGCCATGGTGACGCTGCTCGCGGTGCCGTTTGCGCCCGCCGGGGTGCCGATCCTGGTAGCCGCCGCGGTGGCCGGCGTCGTCGGCTGGTTCAGTCACGGGCCGGCGCGCGAGGGCCTGGAGCCCGACGTCGACCCCTACTCATCGGAGGGCAAGTAA
- a CDS encoding acetate/propionate family kinase, which produces MIVLVINSGSSSLKYQLRDTGSGERLAEGIVERIGDRAHGGPADHQEALEQVAKNIDSALEGKTIDAVGHRVVHGGERFSEPVLINNEIIRAIERLNPLAPLHNPANVQGIRAIAEKWPDMPQVAVFDTAFHRSLPEHAWRYAVPGDLYKKFGIRRYGFHGTSFEYVTQRAAALLGMQAAQFTGIIAHLGNGASVTAVQNGRSIDTSMGFTPLEGLVMGTRSGDIDPSILLFLLREGYSEHQLDQLLNRESGLRGLTGHNDMRSVEEADDPAGETALEIASYRLAKYIGGYHVAVGGAQALVFTAGIGENSWRFRERVVKRLGALGVFIDDAENRKKSDSPREISSEDSAFPVLVVPTDEEAAIAEATAAVVGL; this is translated from the coding sequence ATGATCGTCCTCGTCATCAACTCCGGATCGTCCTCGCTGAAGTACCAGTTGCGGGATACAGGCTCCGGCGAGCGCCTTGCCGAGGGCATCGTCGAGCGTATCGGCGACAGGGCTCACGGCGGGCCAGCCGATCACCAGGAGGCGCTTGAGCAGGTCGCCAAAAACATCGATTCGGCGCTCGAGGGGAAAACGATCGACGCCGTCGGCCATCGGGTGGTGCATGGCGGCGAGCGGTTCAGCGAACCGGTGCTGATCAACAACGAGATCATCCGGGCGATCGAACGCCTCAATCCCCTGGCTCCACTGCACAATCCCGCGAACGTGCAGGGCATCCGCGCAATCGCTGAGAAGTGGCCGGACATGCCGCAAGTCGCGGTTTTCGATACCGCGTTTCACCGGTCGCTGCCGGAGCACGCCTGGCGCTACGCGGTGCCGGGTGACCTGTACAAAAAGTTCGGCATCCGCCGCTACGGGTTCCACGGCACGTCCTTCGAGTATGTGACTCAACGCGCGGCCGCGCTGCTCGGCATGCAAGCGGCGCAGTTCACCGGAATTATCGCGCACCTGGGAAACGGAGCCTCAGTTACGGCAGTTCAAAACGGGCGCAGCATCGATACGTCGATGGGCTTCACCCCGCTCGAAGGACTAGTGATGGGCACGCGTTCCGGCGACATTGACCCGTCAATCCTGTTGTTCCTGCTCCGCGAGGGCTACTCGGAGCACCAGCTCGATCAGCTGCTCAACCGGGAGTCCGGGCTTAGGGGGCTCACCGGCCACAACGACATGCGCTCGGTCGAGGAGGCCGACGATCCCGCCGGAGAGACCGCACTGGAGATAGCCTCCTACCGGCTCGCGAAGTACATCGGCGGGTATCACGTGGCAGTCGGCGGCGCGCAGGCGCTCGTGTTCACCGCCGGCATTGGCGAGAACTCCTGGCGGTTCCGCGAGCGTGTCGTGAAACGGCTGGGCGCCCTCGGCGTGTTTATTGACGACGCCGAGAACCGGAAGAAGAGCGATTCGCCCCGTGAGATCAGCAGCGAGGACTCCGCGTTCCCCGTCCTGGTAGTGCCCACCGACGAAGAAGCGGCAATCGCGGAGGCGACTGCCGCCGTCGTCGGCCTCTGA
- a CDS encoding RES family NAD+ phosphorylase, translating into MVVLGPNGLPFNPEPYEVSAGTVFYRVYRNSSGREANAFNPGVGDPTRFAFFGSPKVPVLYGAETEKSAVAESILHDVPITGGRVNRDDYGDKLMGRVVVQRGLKLAAFMGGGFRTLGVEASNITLTDASRYEETVGWAEAAHQAGFDGCVWMSRQHNTDMAYVFFGDAGRVQEMDLVVDRTYGRAFAFPKDLDWLTDMCGSLRVDVLR; encoded by the coding sequence GTGGTAGTCCTTGGGCCAAACGGCCTACCTTTCAACCCGGAGCCCTACGAGGTGAGTGCGGGAACAGTTTTCTACCGCGTGTATCGGAACAGCTCTGGCCGGGAGGCAAATGCTTTCAATCCGGGCGTGGGTGATCCCACCCGCTTTGCCTTCTTTGGTTCACCGAAGGTGCCCGTGCTCTACGGTGCGGAGACAGAAAAATCCGCAGTAGCGGAGTCGATACTGCATGATGTGCCAATCACAGGTGGTCGTGTGAACCGTGATGATTACGGGGATAAGTTGATGGGTCGTGTCGTCGTGCAGCGTGGCCTTAAGCTGGCTGCTTTCATGGGCGGCGGGTTTCGGACACTGGGAGTTGAAGCATCTAATATCACTCTGACGGACGCATCCCGCTACGAGGAGACGGTCGGTTGGGCGGAAGCCGCTCATCAAGCGGGGTTCGACGGGTGCGTGTGGATGAGCCGCCAGCACAACACCGACATGGCGTATGTCTTCTTCGGGGATGCTGGCCGGGTGCAAGAGATGGACCTGGTGGTCGATCGCACCTATGGCAGGGCGTTCGCCTTCCCGAAGGACCTGGATTGGCTGACGGATATGTGTGGTTCCTTGCGAGTGGATGTCCTCCGTTAG
- a CDS encoding glycerophosphodiester phosphodiesterase family protein, producing MKHLVFAHRGASHRYAEHTRAAFLQALAEGADGIECDVHLTEDLELVCIHDTTLDRTSSGTGDVADHTLQQLRELDFASWKGANIPPEFGGIADQLLTLEELLDLLRAEDRELELAIELKHPSPFGLKLEERLIAFLMSEGYDPETSRLANLHISFMSFNPDSVRHLLERVPADVVCQLVADVRPEDVRNTLGPLTAAAVMNLLRRALHEGEHIIENGAVGLAGPSIDYVRAHPERVKRWLEEGLRLRVWTVDNDDDVDHLHDLGAQEITTNRPADVLRRLEGKQTSDRV from the coding sequence ATGAAGCACCTGGTTTTTGCCCACCGCGGAGCGAGTCACCGGTATGCCGAGCACACGCGCGCGGCGTTTCTTCAGGCGCTCGCGGAGGGCGCCGATGGCATCGAGTGCGATGTGCACCTGACCGAGGACCTTGAACTGGTCTGCATCCACGACACCACGCTGGACCGCACCTCCAGCGGCACCGGCGACGTCGCCGACCACACGCTGCAGCAATTGCGTGAACTGGACTTCGCCTCCTGGAAGGGCGCCAACATTCCGCCCGAGTTCGGCGGCATTGCCGACCAGCTGCTCACCCTCGAGGAGCTGCTGGACCTGCTGCGTGCGGAGGACCGCGAGTTGGAACTCGCTATTGAGCTGAAGCACCCGAGCCCGTTCGGCCTGAAACTTGAGGAGCGTCTCATCGCGTTCCTCATGAGTGAGGGCTATGATCCGGAGACCTCGCGCCTGGCCAACCTGCACATCTCGTTCATGAGCTTCAACCCCGATTCGGTGCGCCACCTCCTGGAGCGCGTGCCGGCCGACGTCGTCTGTCAGCTGGTTGCGGACGTCCGCCCCGAGGACGTCCGCAATACGCTGGGCCCGCTCACAGCGGCTGCGGTGATGAACCTGCTGCGGAGGGCGCTGCACGAGGGAGAGCACATCATCGAGAACGGCGCGGTTGGCCTCGCCGGCCCCAGCATTGACTACGTTCGCGCGCACCCGGAGCGGGTGAAGCGCTGGCTCGAAGAGGGACTCCGGCTGCGTGTGTGGACGGTTGATAACGACGACGACGTCGACCACCTCCACGATCTGGGCGCTCAGGAAATCACCACCAACCGGCCGGCGGACGTCCTTCGGCGACTGGAAGGGAAGCAGACTTCCGATCGGGTGTGA
- a CDS encoding glycoside hydrolase family 15 protein, with protein MAMPIEDYALISDLHTGALVSRGGSVDWLCYPRFDSPSVFAALLGNENHGRWVVAPAHGAGVADLVEWKYIESTFVVQSRWRTEAGEVLVTDFMPIHDRRASLARRIEGISGSVPMRQELVVRFGYGEVLPWVRRTHEHGGAGILAMAGPDALLLRGDHLPKAADHKHVGEFTVEPGEKFDLELVWYPSHRSQPEPLDFDATLQDTIDYWQDWASSCEKQGEYDEIVKRSLLVLRALTHEDTGGIVAAPTTSLPEAFGGERNWDYRFCWLRDAALTLEAMMTHGYEDEALNWRNWLLRAVAGDPEDLQIMYSVAGERDLPEKVLGHLPGYADSVPVRIGNGAVSQYQADVVGEVMVALEKLRERGVEEGKFSWPLQHALLSFMEKHLARKDHGIWEMRGEPAYFTHSRVMMWAAFDRGARAVREYGLKGEADRWEKLRDELRDEILEKGFNREINSFTQHYGGTPVDASLLQLPQVGFVAYDDPLMLGTVARLEQELLDEHGLLLRYRTESGLDGLAPGEHPFLACSFWLVEQYAHTGRLEEARKLMDQLVGYANGLGLLSEEYDAGKARMAGNFPQAFSHLALVRAADAIHAATNET; from the coding sequence ATGGCCATGCCGATTGAGGATTATGCACTTATTTCCGACCTCCACACGGGAGCCCTGGTGTCCCGCGGAGGCAGCGTTGACTGGCTCTGCTACCCACGGTTCGATTCCCCGTCCGTGTTCGCGGCGCTGTTGGGCAACGAGAACCACGGACGGTGGGTCGTGGCCCCCGCGCATGGAGCCGGGGTCGCCGACCTTGTGGAGTGGAAGTACATCGAGTCCACGTTCGTGGTGCAGTCGCGGTGGCGTACGGAAGCAGGCGAGGTCCTCGTCACGGATTTCATGCCGATCCACGACCGCCGGGCTTCCCTGGCACGCCGGATCGAGGGCATCAGCGGCTCAGTGCCGATGCGCCAGGAACTCGTGGTCCGCTTTGGCTACGGGGAAGTGCTGCCGTGGGTACGGCGAACGCATGAGCACGGCGGAGCCGGCATTCTGGCGATGGCAGGCCCGGACGCACTGTTGCTCCGTGGCGACCACCTGCCGAAGGCGGCGGACCACAAGCACGTCGGCGAATTCACCGTCGAGCCCGGTGAGAAGTTCGACCTGGAGCTGGTCTGGTACCCGTCGCACCGGTCGCAGCCGGAACCGCTGGACTTCGATGCGACCCTGCAGGACACCATCGACTATTGGCAGGACTGGGCATCGAGCTGCGAGAAGCAGGGCGAGTACGACGAGATCGTCAAGCGCTCCCTCCTGGTGCTGCGCGCCCTGACGCATGAGGACACCGGCGGCATTGTCGCAGCGCCAACCACCTCCCTGCCCGAAGCCTTCGGCGGCGAACGCAACTGGGACTACCGCTTCTGCTGGCTGCGGGACGCCGCCCTCACCCTCGAGGCCATGATGACCCACGGCTACGAGGATGAGGCGCTGAACTGGCGCAACTGGCTGCTGCGCGCCGTCGCCGGGGATCCTGAAGACCTCCAAATCATGTACAGCGTTGCCGGTGAGCGCGATCTCCCGGAGAAGGTGCTCGGCCACCTGCCCGGCTACGCAGACTCGGTTCCCGTCCGCATCGGCAACGGCGCCGTCAGTCAGTACCAGGCCGACGTCGTCGGCGAAGTGATGGTCGCGCTGGAGAAACTGCGCGAACGCGGTGTCGAGGAGGGCAAGTTCTCCTGGCCGCTGCAGCACGCCCTGCTGAGTTTCATGGAGAAGCACCTGGCGCGTAAGGACCACGGGATCTGGGAGATGCGCGGCGAACCGGCCTACTTCACGCACTCGCGCGTGATGATGTGGGCGGCCTTCGACCGGGGTGCCCGCGCGGTGCGTGAGTACGGGCTGAAGGGTGAGGCCGACCGCTGGGAGAAGCTCCGCGACGAACTCCGCGACGAGATCCTGGAGAAGGGGTTCAACCGCGAAATCAATTCATTCACGCAGCACTACGGCGGCACGCCGGTGGATGCGTCGCTGCTGCAGCTGCCGCAGGTGGGATTCGTGGCGTACGACGATCCCCTGATGCTCGGCACCGTCGCCCGCCTGGAGCAGGAGCTACTCGACGAGCACGGGCTGCTCCTGCGTTACCGGACGGAATCGGGTCTCGACGGCCTCGCGCCGGGCGAGCACCCGTTCCTCGCCTGCTCCTTCTGGCTGGTTGAGCAGTACGCGCACACCGGCCGGCTGGAGGAAGCTCGAAAGCTCATGGACCAGCTGGTGGGCTACGCCAATGGGCTCGGGCTGCTCTCGGAAGAGTACGACGCCGGCAAAGCACGGATGGCGGGCAACTTCCCGCAGGCCTTCTCACACCTGGCGCTGGTCCGGGCGGCGGACGCGATCCACGCCGCAACTAATGAGACCTAA
- a CDS encoding biotin-dependent carboxyltransferase family protein, whose amino-acid sequence MTLTVLDPGPLTLLQDAGRPGQAALGVSPSGALDIEAYARGNLMVGNPAGAAALEVLFGPAEFRAEVPAVVVVTGAGGAVEVNGRHVHGVLQLAAGDVLRLGRAEAGLRYYVCVRGGLEGERELGSLSTDTLSGLGPVPLRRGDLLRFGSAQGAAGFPPSRRASNGPHAVRILEGPRRDWFTAESWQRLIAGTWSVTAESNRVGLRLDGVPMERSRTGELPTEGMVAGAIQVPPSGLPVVFLADHPVTGGYPVIGVVHSADLSILAQAAPGQRVRFLGGGR is encoded by the coding sequence ATGACACTCACCGTACTGGACCCCGGTCCGCTGACGCTGTTGCAGGACGCCGGCCGTCCCGGGCAGGCTGCGCTCGGAGTCAGTCCTTCCGGAGCGCTGGATATTGAAGCGTATGCTCGCGGCAACCTGATGGTCGGGAATCCGGCCGGTGCGGCCGCACTTGAGGTGCTGTTCGGCCCGGCGGAGTTTCGTGCGGAGGTGCCTGCCGTCGTCGTCGTAACTGGGGCTGGCGGCGCCGTCGAAGTAAACGGGCGGCACGTACACGGTGTCCTGCAGTTGGCTGCCGGTGATGTGCTGCGGCTGGGCCGGGCAGAGGCGGGCCTGCGCTACTACGTGTGCGTTCGCGGTGGGCTCGAGGGTGAGCGTGAACTCGGTTCCCTTTCCACGGATACGCTGTCGGGGCTCGGCCCGGTGCCGCTGCGGCGAGGGGACCTGCTGCGTTTCGGGAGCGCCCAGGGTGCTGCGGGCTTCCCGCCGTCGCGACGTGCGTCCAACGGCCCGCACGCTGTGCGGATCCTCGAGGGCCCGCGGAGGGACTGGTTCACTGCGGAATCATGGCAGCGGCTCATTGCAGGGACCTGGTCCGTCACTGCCGAAAGCAATCGCGTGGGTCTACGGCTCGACGGGGTGCCTATGGAGCGCAGCCGGACCGGGGAGCTGCCCACCGAAGGGATGGTCGCCGGCGCAATTCAGGTGCCGCCGTCGGGCCTGCCGGTGGTGTTCCTTGCGGATCATCCGGTGACGGGCGGGTACCCGGTGATTGGAGTGGTGCATTCGGCGGACCTCTCAATCCTCGCGCAGGCGGCGCCCGGACAGCGGGTGCGCTTCCTCGGCGGCGGGCGCTGA
- the aztD gene encoding zinc metallochaperone AztD produces MTISSRARGASAIIVSSLLLTACGSGAATEPDPTSTPSPSGTEEATEATPRLVLAYDGGILVLDAGSLEQVGSAELDGFNRLNPAGDGRHVLVSTGDAFEVFDAGTWSEGHGDHDHYYVAEPALTDLAFESEKPGHVVRHDGQTILFHDRSGLVEIFDPGNLAEGLPETEKWTAPDAHHGVAVELSDGTLVTSTGNNDGANGIAVLNGAREVVATEECTGIHGEAVAAEEAVVVGCQSGVLIYDGGEITKVDSPDAYGRIGNQAGSEESPVVLGDYKKDKDAELERPETIALVNTDTKSLQLVDLGTSYSFRSLARGPHGEAIVLGTDGALHVLDPLTGEETAVVPVVEQWEEPLEWQEPRPTVFVQGHTAYVTEPASKRIHAVDLESGEILRSADLPEVPNELTGVTG; encoded by the coding sequence ATGACAATCTCTTCTCGTGCCCGGGGCGCCTCTGCCATTATCGTTTCCAGCCTCCTGCTCACTGCCTGCGGTTCCGGCGCCGCCACCGAACCGGACCCTACGTCCACTCCCAGCCCCTCCGGCACGGAGGAAGCCACTGAAGCGACGCCGCGCCTTGTCCTGGCGTACGACGGCGGCATCCTGGTTCTCGACGCCGGCTCACTTGAGCAAGTAGGGAGCGCGGAGCTCGACGGCTTCAACCGCCTTAATCCCGCCGGAGACGGACGGCACGTCCTGGTTTCCACCGGCGATGCCTTCGAGGTCTTCGACGCCGGAACCTGGTCCGAGGGACACGGAGACCATGATCACTACTACGTTGCCGAGCCGGCACTCACGGACCTCGCGTTCGAGTCCGAGAAGCCCGGCCACGTGGTCCGCCACGACGGCCAGACGATTCTCTTCCACGACAGGTCCGGGCTGGTGGAGATCTTCGATCCCGGCAACCTCGCCGAGGGCCTGCCTGAAACCGAGAAGTGGACGGCTCCGGACGCCCATCATGGCGTGGCTGTGGAACTTTCCGACGGAACCCTCGTCACTTCAACCGGGAATAACGACGGCGCCAACGGGATCGCCGTGCTCAACGGAGCGCGGGAAGTTGTCGCGACGGAAGAGTGCACCGGCATCCATGGTGAGGCTGTCGCGGCGGAGGAGGCCGTCGTCGTCGGCTGCCAGAGCGGTGTCCTGATCTACGATGGCGGGGAAATCACCAAGGTGGACAGCCCCGATGCGTACGGGCGGATCGGCAACCAGGCCGGTTCAGAGGAGTCGCCGGTGGTGCTCGGCGACTACAAGAAGGACAAGGACGCCGAACTTGAGCGCCCTGAGACCATCGCCCTGGTCAACACCGACACCAAGTCCCTGCAGCTCGTAGACCTGGGCACAAGCTACTCGTTCCGGTCCCTGGCCCGCGGCCCGCACGGCGAGGCGATCGTGCTCGGCACCGACGGCGCGCTGCATGTCCTGGACCCGCTGACCGGGGAGGAAACCGCCGTCGTACCCGTGGTTGAACAGTGGGAGGAACCGTTGGAGTGGCAGGAGCCGCGGCCAACCGTCTTCGTGCAGGGGCACACCGCCTACGTGACTGAACCCGCGTCGAAGCGGATCCACGCCGTTGATCTGGAGAGCGGCGAGATTCTCAGGAGTGCCGATCTTCCCGAGGTGCCGAACGAGCTGACGGGCGTCACCGGCTAA
- a CDS encoding zinc-dependent alcohol dehydrogenase yields the protein MKALTWQGKRSVSVEDVPDPSIQEPTDAIVRITSTAICGSDLHLYEVLGPFMNKGDVLGHEPMGIVESVGSSVTNLQPGDRVVIPFNISCGHCWMCNNGLQSQCETTQVHQQGTGASIFGYSELYGSVPGGQAEYLRVPHADYGPVKVGNDLPDERYLYLSDILPTAWQAVQYAAVPDGGTLAVFGLGPVGQFSSRVGKYLGHRVIAVEPVPERRAMAERHGIETVDFTKDVGDVLREMTDGRGPDAVVDAVGMEAHNSPLGAFAQNAVGLLPDAIAKKAIETAGVDRLTVLHACIDAVRRGGTVSLSGVYGGTASPMPLLTMFDKQIQTRMGQCNVRRWTDELLPIVEDPSDPLGVMDLKTHEVPLDEAPEAYKTFQKKQDGCIKVVLKP from the coding sequence ATGAAGGCACTCACCTGGCAGGGCAAGCGGTCAGTCAGCGTCGAGGACGTTCCGGATCCGAGCATCCAGGAACCCACCGACGCCATAGTCCGCATCACGTCCACGGCAATTTGCGGCTCCGACCTCCACCTCTACGAGGTCCTCGGTCCGTTCATGAACAAGGGCGACGTCCTGGGCCACGAACCCATGGGCATCGTCGAGTCGGTCGGCAGCAGCGTGACCAACCTGCAGCCCGGCGACCGCGTGGTCATCCCCTTCAACATCTCCTGCGGCCATTGCTGGATGTGCAACAACGGCCTCCAGTCCCAGTGCGAGACCACGCAGGTCCACCAGCAGGGAACGGGCGCCAGCATCTTCGGCTACTCCGAGCTCTACGGCTCCGTCCCCGGCGGCCAGGCCGAGTACCTCCGCGTCCCGCACGCCGACTACGGCCCGGTGAAGGTCGGCAACGACCTCCCCGATGAGCGCTACCTCTACCTCTCCGACATTCTTCCCACCGCCTGGCAGGCGGTGCAGTACGCAGCAGTGCCCGACGGCGGCACGCTGGCTGTGTTTGGGCTCGGCCCGGTTGGGCAGTTCTCAAGCAGGGTCGGGAAGTACCTTGGGCACAGGGTGATCGCCGTCGAACCCGTCCCGGAGCGTCGCGCGATGGCCGAGCGGCACGGGATCGAAACCGTGGACTTCACCAAGGACGTTGGGGACGTACTCCGGGAGATGACCGATGGCCGCGGGCCGGACGCCGTCGTCGACGCCGTCGGGATGGAAGCACACAACTCACCGCTGGGCGCGTTCGCACAGAACGCCGTCGGGCTCCTCCCGGATGCCATCGCGAAGAAGGCGATTGAGACGGCCGGTGTGGACCGACTGACTGTACTGCATGCGTGCATCGACGCGGTTCGCCGCGGCGGCACCGTTTCGCTCAGCGGCGTATACGGCGGCACGGCGAGCCCCATGCCGCTGCTGACCATGTTCGACAAGCAGATCCAAACCCGGATGGGCCAGTGCAACGTCCGGCGCTGGACGGACGAGCTACTGCCGATCGTAGAAGATCCGTCCGATCCGCTCGGCGTCATGGACCTCAAGACCCACGAGGTGCCGCTGGACGAGGCGCCCGAGGCCTACAAGACGTTCCAGAAGAAGCAGGACGGCTGCATCAAGGTGGTCCTGAAACCGTAA
- a CDS encoding AzlD domain-containing protein has translation MNLWLWILIACVVAYLTKLAGYLVPAKVMENPQMTRVAGTLTIGLLASLTAVNTFSTGQVLVVDARLAALVAAGVALWLRAPFLVVVLAGAAAAAVARLLGAA, from the coding sequence GTGAACCTGTGGCTGTGGATCCTGATCGCGTGCGTAGTCGCCTACCTCACGAAGCTCGCTGGTTACCTGGTGCCTGCGAAGGTGATGGAGAATCCGCAGATGACCCGCGTTGCCGGCACGCTGACCATCGGGTTGCTGGCTTCTCTCACTGCAGTGAACACCTTCTCGACCGGGCAGGTGTTGGTGGTCGATGCGCGGTTGGCTGCACTGGTTGCCGCCGGCGTAGCGCTGTGGCTGCGGGCGCCGTTCCTCGTTGTCGTACTGGCCGGAGCCGCCGCGGCCGCCGTGGCGCGATTGCTCGGAGCAGCTTGA
- a CDS encoding DUF445 domain-containing protein, translated as MKTVATSLLAVMAVIFLIAFALQDQYPWLQYVRAAAEGGMVGALADWFAVTALFKHPMGIKIPHTAIIPRKKDQIGTSLGQFVEENFLSEAVVQQKLTSLGLAQRAGAWLAKPEGADRVAVEGAALIRGAFTVLDDAAVQSVIESMVRKHLVDPPWGPPVGRMAARIFEEGHHHRLVDLLVDRAAEWVDANYDVVSRLVSQRSPTWVPQFVDGMVGDKVYVELAKFVRAVQAEPDHEVRKSIDKYLKDLAQDLQHDPAVIAKAEEIKTSILDDPRVHDVAVRTWDTVKTALLEAVNDPESELTRNFKAAVRDFGRRLTSDEELAGKINRWISDGAGYLVRTYRSDIAGIIAETVERWDAEETSRKIELQVGKDLQFIRINGTVVGSLAGLVIFAVAHAIFG; from the coding sequence ATGAAAACCGTCGCCACCTCTCTTCTGGCGGTGATGGCGGTGATTTTCCTGATCGCGTTCGCGCTGCAGGATCAGTACCCGTGGCTGCAGTATGTTCGGGCCGCAGCGGAGGGCGGCATGGTTGGCGCCCTGGCGGACTGGTTCGCCGTCACGGCGCTGTTCAAGCATCCGATGGGCATCAAGATCCCGCACACCGCCATCATTCCGCGCAAGAAGGACCAGATCGGCACCTCCCTCGGCCAGTTTGTGGAGGAGAACTTTCTTTCGGAGGCGGTGGTGCAGCAGAAACTGACCTCTCTCGGCCTGGCGCAGCGTGCGGGCGCCTGGCTCGCGAAGCCGGAAGGTGCGGACCGTGTGGCCGTTGAGGGAGCGGCGCTGATCCGCGGCGCCTTCACCGTGCTGGACGACGCCGCCGTCCAGTCCGTCATCGAATCCATGGTCCGCAAGCACCTCGTCGACCCGCCGTGGGGGCCGCCCGTCGGCCGCATGGCGGCACGCATCTTCGAGGAGGGGCACCACCACCGCCTCGTGGACCTGCTGGTGGACCGGGCCGCCGAGTGGGTGGATGCAAATTACGACGTCGTCTCCCGCCTGGTCTCGCAGCGTTCGCCCACTTGGGTCCCCCAGTTTGTGGACGGGATGGTGGGCGACAAAGTCTATGTGGAGCTCGCCAAGTTTGTGCGCGCAGTGCAGGCGGAGCCGGACCACGAAGTGCGCAAGTCCATCGACAAGTACCTCAAGGACCTCGCCCAGGACCTGCAGCACGATCCCGCGGTCATCGCCAAGGCCGAGGAGATCAAGACCAGCATCCTTGACGATCCCCGCGTCCACGACGTCGCCGTACGCACCTGGGACACCGTCAAGACCGCACTGCTGGAGGCGGTCAATGATCCCGAGAGCGAACTGACCCGCAACTTCAAGGCCGCCGTCCGCGATTTCGGTCGCCGACTGACCAGCGACGAGGAGCTTGCCGGCAAAATCAACCGCTGGATTTCCGACGGCGCCGGGTACCTTGTGCGGACGTATCGCAGCGACATTGCCGGCATCATCGCCGAGACCGTCGAGCGGTGGGACGCCGAGGAAACCTCACGGAAGATCGAGCTACAGGTTGGCAAGGACCTTCAGTTCATCCGCATCAACGGCACCGTTGTCGGTTCGCTGGCCGGGCTGGTGATCTTCGCCGTCGCGCATGCAATCTTCGGGTAG